TCTTATAATATGTATAGGCCTGGTTATTGGTTGTTCAAGCACTACGGATCAAAAAGAAAATGAAAGCTTACTGCCTGAGCAAACAAGTATTGAGATTGGGGTCACAGAGGAAGGTAACATTGGTTATAGGAGTGAAGAGAGTGGAGCTGAACCCTATTCGTTCGTCCATAATGACCAAGAGTTTCATATTATTCCTATGTACGATCAGTTTTTAGAGTACATCACTCATGCAAGAGAAGATGAAGGGAATATAAATAGAGATCGCCTTTATAGAGAGACTGTCTTAAAACCTTTCCGTTTAAGTGCGTGGGGTAGCGAAAACCGTATTGTTGAAGGTGACCAAATTGCGTTTAAACGAAGCAACAACCTGGAGGAGCTAGAAAAATTCATTCATTTATTATATGAAAATCATGAACAATACATTGAAATCATTATGGAGTCGTTAATGGCCTCTTCGGATATTCTTCCAGGTCCTGAGACAAGAATTTTTTTAGTGCCTTATAATCCTGATGAATATCGGGCGGAACATGGTGTACGAGGATATGCTTATAAAGATGGTGTGATAGTCATTATAATTGAACCTAAGTCATCTGTGGAGTACATTTTACCCTATGTCGTTGCGCATGAATATCATCATGTTATCCTCAGAGAAGACTACAGGTTAAATAGAAGGGCTTATGATTTATTAGAAGATGTAGTAACAGAGGGGAAAGCGGATACATTCGCAAAAATGATTTATCCCGATGTTGATCCACCTTGGATAGAAACCTTAGCTGAAGAAGAGCGTGTTTGGAGTATGATGAAAAGGGTCATGGAGCCAGATTCTATATTGTCTATAGATTTCTCTGTAGGAGATAGTACAAGGAGGGTACCCGTTTGGTCAAATTATAGAATAGGTTATCAGATTATGCAGGATTTCATCAAACACAATCCAGAAATTACTGTACAGGAATGGACTACGATGTGGGGAACAGAAATTTTGGAGAAGAGTAGGTTTGAAGATAGATTTAAATGATATGCAACCATTTTCATACGTCCTCCTTGTATGCTTTTAGCAAAGTAACGAATACTAAGCAAAATCAAGTATTCTTGCCCCATACAAGGAGGATATTTTCTATGTCTAAATTTGAACAACCAAATACAGAGCAACCCGATCCCACGAAAGATCCTAATACT
This portion of the Bacillus horti genome encodes:
- a CDS encoding DUF2268 domain-containing protein — its product is MLRLIQQCFLIICIGLVIGCSSTTDQKENESLLPEQTSIEIGVTEEGNIGYRSEESGAEPYSFVHNDQEFHIIPMYDQFLEYITHAREDEGNINRDRLYRETVLKPFRLSAWGSENRIVEGDQIAFKRSNNLEELEKFIHLLYENHEQYIEIIMESLMASSDILPGPETRIFLVPYNPDEYRAEHGVRGYAYKDGVIVIIIEPKSSVEYILPYVVAHEYHHVILREDYRLNRRAYDLLEDVVTEGKADTFAKMIYPDVDPPWIETLAEEERVWSMMKRVMEPDSILSIDFSVGDSTRRVPVWSNYRIGYQIMQDFIKHNPEITVQEWTTMWGTEILEKSRFEDRFK